A window of Marinobacter salarius contains these coding sequences:
- the pth gene encoding aminoacyl-tRNA hydrolase has protein sequence MAQDILMVVGLGNPGPDYANTRHNAGALFVEALARETGQSLRPEKKYHGLYARIQLQGLDLHLLNPSTYMNRSGLSIKALADFFKIQPQQILVAHDELDLPPGTAKLKKGGGHGGHNGLRDTIAHLGTNDFQRLRIGIGHPGDSRQVTGYVLGRLGKRETEELNALIDEIIRVLPDAASGKLPAAMNRLHSFKPV, from the coding sequence ATGGCACAGGATATCCTCATGGTGGTGGGACTGGGTAACCCCGGCCCCGACTATGCGAATACCCGCCACAACGCCGGTGCCCTGTTCGTGGAAGCACTGGCCCGTGAAACGGGCCAGTCGCTCCGCCCCGAAAAGAAATACCACGGGCTCTACGCCCGAATTCAGCTTCAGGGTCTCGACCTGCACCTGCTGAACCCTTCCACGTATATGAACCGCAGTGGCCTCTCCATCAAGGCACTGGCGGACTTCTTCAAGATTCAGCCCCAACAGATTCTGGTTGCCCACGACGAGCTCGATCTGCCACCGGGTACCGCCAAGCTAAAAAAAGGCGGCGGCCATGGCGGACACAACGGCCTGCGGGACACCATTGCTCACCTCGGCACCAACGACTTCCAGCGCCTGCGCATCGGCATCGGCCACCCCGGCGACAGCCGCCAGGTCACAGGCTATGTTCTCGGCCGCCTGGGCAAACGGGAAACCGAAGAACTCAACGCCCTGATCGACGAAATCATTCGCGTACTGCCGGACGCTGCCAGCGGCAAACTTCCCGCTGCGATGAATCGCTTGCACAGCTTCAAACCGGTATAA
- a CDS encoding 50S ribosomal protein L25/general stress protein Ctc produces the protein MSQEFLIEAFPRGDQGRGASRRLRREERKIPAIIYGGKKEAVSISIWHNELKKALENEAFFSHILTIELEGKKESVILKDLQRHPYKPLLTHADFLRVDKDHEIHVNVPLHFLNEETAPAIKLQGGVANHQINEVEVICLPQNLPEFLEVDMTAVEMDQVVHLSDLKLPKGVRIAALLQGEDHDLPVVAIHKPRAAKTEDTDEGEDGEAGEEGEDKE, from the coding sequence ATGTCTCAGGAATTTCTTATCGAAGCATTTCCTCGTGGCGATCAGGGGAGAGGTGCGAGCCGCCGCCTGCGTCGTGAGGAGCGTAAAATTCCGGCCATCATTTATGGCGGGAAGAAAGAAGCCGTTTCGATTTCCATCTGGCACAACGAGCTGAAAAAAGCTCTGGAAAACGAAGCCTTCTTCTCACACATTCTGACCATCGAACTGGAAGGCAAGAAAGAAAGCGTGATCCTGAAGGATCTGCAGCGTCACCCGTACAAGCCGCTGCTGACCCACGCTGACTTCCTGCGCGTTGACAAGGATCACGAAATCCACGTTAACGTACCGCTGCACTTCCTGAACGAAGAAACTGCACCGGCCATCAAGCTCCAGGGCGGCGTTGCCAACCACCAGATCAACGAAGTAGAAGTGATCTGTCTGCCGCAGAACCTGCCTGAGTTCCTCGAAGTCGACATGACTGCCGTGGAGATGGACCAGGTTGTTCACCTGAGCGACCTCAAACTGCCGAAAGGCGTTCGTATTGCGGCTCTGCTGCAGGGTGAAGACCACGACCTGCCCGTCGTTGCAATCCACAAGCCGCGCGCTGCCAAGACAGAAGATACTGACGAAGGCGAAGACGGCGAAGCGGGTGAAGAAGGCGAAGACAAGGAGTAA
- the ispE gene encoding 4-(cytidine 5'-diphospho)-2-C-methyl-D-erythritol kinase, with product MNSLVLPSPAKLNLFLHILGRRPDGYHELQTLFQFLNYGDTLTLTARTDGRIVLEQSLPGVPDEENLIVRAARQLAATAGHTTPGVSIAVDKQLPMGGGLGGGSSNAATTLVGLNRLWGLNRSLDELAELGLSLGADVPVFVRGHAAWGEGVGERLTDANPPEDWFLVIKPPCDISTKEIFSEQGLTRDTPGIKIAPAFEGDASRYRNDCEDVVRRLYPEVHQSLEWLAQFGPARLTGTGACIFGRFPTESAARIIWESKPSGITGFVAQGVNISPLHKKLTELK from the coding sequence GTGAACAGCCTGGTTCTGCCCTCCCCGGCAAAACTGAACCTCTTCCTGCATATTCTCGGGCGTCGACCGGATGGCTACCATGAACTGCAAACCCTGTTTCAGTTTCTGAATTATGGCGACACCCTGACCCTGACCGCACGCACCGATGGCAGAATCGTCCTTGAGCAATCCCTGCCCGGGGTGCCCGACGAGGAAAACCTGATTGTCCGTGCTGCGCGACAACTGGCGGCAACCGCAGGTCATACGACTCCCGGTGTCAGTATTGCAGTCGACAAGCAGTTGCCCATGGGCGGTGGCCTGGGTGGTGGCAGCTCCAATGCCGCCACCACACTGGTGGGGCTGAACCGCCTGTGGGGCCTGAACCGCTCCCTGGACGAGTTGGCTGAACTGGGCCTGTCCCTGGGTGCCGATGTGCCCGTATTCGTTCGCGGACATGCAGCCTGGGGCGAAGGCGTGGGCGAACGACTCACCGACGCCAACCCACCAGAAGACTGGTTTCTGGTTATAAAACCACCTTGCGATATAAGCACCAAAGAGATTTTTTCCGAGCAAGGGTTGACAAGGGATACCCCCGGAATCAAAATAGCGCCCGCTTTTGAGGGAGACGCCTCGAGGTACCGAAACGACTGTGAGGATGTAGTTCGAAGACTGTATCCTGAGGTTCATCAAAGCCTGGAGTGGCTTGCACAATTCGGACCTGCAAGATTAACCGGAACCGGGGCTTGCATATTTGGACGTTTCCCGACAGAATCCGCAGCCCGGATTATCTGGGAAAGCAAACCCTCCGGCATCACGGGGTTCGTAGCTCAAGGGGTGAACATTTCACCACTTCACAAAAAGCTGACAGAGCTGAAATGA
- the ychF gene encoding redox-regulated ATPase YchF: MGFNCGIVGLPNVGKSTLFNALTKSGIGAENFPFCTIEPNAGVVAMPDPRLNKLADIVKPEKVVATTMEFVDIAGLVEGASKGEGLGNQFLANIRQTDAIAHVVRCFEDDNVIHVANKIDPASDIEIINTELALADLETVEKAIKRVQRVAKSGDKEAKAQLEVFDTLLPVLNEGKPVRSMNLDKEKMALIRELCLLTVKPTMYIANVSEDGFENNPHLDTVKKIAESENAVVVPICNKIEAEISELEDDEKSMFLEEMGMDEPGLDRVIRGGYGLLNLQTYFTAGVKEVRAWTVKVGATAPQAAGVIHTDFERGFIRAEVVSYDDFVKYNGEAGAKEAGKWRLEGKEYIVQDGDVVHFRFNV, translated from the coding sequence ATGGGATTTAACTGCGGCATCGTCGGCCTTCCCAACGTCGGCAAATCCACCCTGTTCAACGCACTGACCAAATCCGGTATTGGCGCGGAAAACTTCCCCTTCTGCACCATTGAGCCTAACGCCGGCGTCGTGGCCATGCCCGACCCCCGCCTCAACAAGCTCGCTGACATCGTAAAGCCGGAAAAGGTGGTGGCAACCACGATGGAGTTCGTGGATATCGCCGGCCTGGTAGAAGGTGCCTCGAAAGGCGAAGGCCTGGGCAACCAGTTCCTGGCCAACATCCGTCAGACCGACGCCATTGCCCATGTGGTGCGTTGCTTCGAGGACGACAACGTCATTCACGTCGCCAACAAGATTGACCCGGCGTCGGATATCGAAATCATCAACACAGAACTGGCCCTGGCTGATCTGGAAACCGTCGAGAAAGCCATCAAACGGGTTCAGCGAGTCGCAAAGAGCGGCGACAAAGAGGCCAAAGCTCAGCTTGAAGTCTTCGACACCCTGCTTCCCGTGCTGAACGAAGGCAAACCGGTTCGCAGCATGAATCTCGACAAAGAGAAGATGGCACTGATCCGCGAACTCTGCCTGCTCACCGTAAAGCCAACCATGTACATCGCCAACGTCAGCGAAGACGGGTTCGAGAATAACCCTCACCTGGACACCGTGAAAAAGATTGCGGAATCCGAGAACGCAGTTGTGGTGCCTATCTGCAACAAGATAGAAGCCGAAATCTCCGAACTGGAAGACGACGAAAAATCCATGTTCCTGGAAGAAATGGGCATGGACGAGCCTGGCCTGGACCGGGTCATTCGCGGCGGCTACGGCCTGCTGAACCTTCAGACCTACTTTACCGCAGGGGTGAAGGAAGTCCGCGCCTGGACGGTAAAAGTGGGCGCTACCGCACCACAGGCGGCAGGCGTGATCCATACCGACTTCGAACGCGGCTTCATCCGCGCCGAAGTGGTGAGCTACGATGACTTCGTCAAGTACAACGGTGAGGCCGGAGCCAAGGAAGCCGGCAAGTGGCGCCTTGAGGGCAAGGAATACATCGTCCAGGACGGCGACGTTGTCCACTTTCGGTTCAATGTCTGA
- a CDS encoding ribose-phosphate diphosphokinase — protein MSKLMIFTGNANPELAKAIAQKLHIPMGQATVGTFSDGETTVEINENVRGHDVFIIQPTCNPTNDNLMELIVMADALRRASATRVTAVIPYYGYARQDRRVRSTRVAISAKVVADMISSIGVDRVLTVDLHADQIQGFFDIPVDNIYATPVMLEDIEKQRFENFVVVSPDVGGVVRARAVAKRLDDADLAIIDKRRPKANVSQVMHIIGDVKDKTCILVDDIIDTAGTLCKAANALKEHGAASVVAYITHPVLSGPAVDNLNASELDELVVCDTIPLGDKARNCDKIRILTMAGLLAESIRRVSNEESISAMFENA, from the coding sequence GTGTCCAAACTGATGATTTTTACTGGCAACGCCAACCCGGAGCTTGCCAAGGCCATCGCCCAGAAACTTCACATTCCCATGGGCCAGGCCACCGTTGGAACCTTCAGCGATGGTGAAACCACCGTTGAAATCAACGAAAATGTTCGCGGGCATGATGTCTTCATCATTCAGCCCACCTGCAACCCCACCAACGATAACCTGATGGAACTGATCGTGATGGCCGACGCACTGCGCCGTGCATCTGCCACCCGGGTTACCGCGGTTATCCCCTACTATGGCTATGCCCGCCAGGATCGCCGTGTTCGCTCCACCCGTGTTGCCATTAGTGCCAAAGTGGTTGCAGATATGATTTCCAGCATCGGCGTTGACAGGGTCCTGACCGTTGACCTCCACGCCGACCAGATCCAGGGCTTCTTCGACATTCCGGTGGACAATATCTACGCCACCCCGGTCATGCTTGAGGATATCGAGAAGCAGCGCTTTGAGAACTTCGTAGTGGTATCTCCTGACGTTGGCGGCGTTGTTCGTGCCCGCGCCGTTGCCAAGCGACTGGACGATGCCGACCTCGCCATCATCGACAAGCGCCGTCCCAAGGCCAACGTGTCGCAGGTCATGCACATCATCGGTGATGTAAAGGACAAGACCTGTATCCTGGTGGACGACATCATCGACACCGCCGGCACGCTTTGCAAAGCCGCCAACGCTCTTAAGGAGCATGGTGCCGCCAGCGTGGTCGCCTACATCACCCACCCCGTCCTTTCAGGCCCGGCTGTTGACAACCTCAACGCCTCCGAATTGGACGAACTGGTTGTCTGCGACACCATCCCACTGGGTGACAAAGCGCGTAATTGTGATAAGATCCGCATCCTCACTATGGCTGGGCTGCTTGCGGAATCCATTCGTCGCGTCAGCAACGAAGAGTCCATCAGCGCGATGTTTGAGAACGCCTGA